TGACCTAACCTCAGACTTCATAATATCCTTTTGTGGAAATCCAACATGCAATTGTTAACCTTGAATGCTTCCTGGAATACGAAAAATGTAGGGTGTGAAGGTTGAGCTCTTCACTTGCAAGTCGCAAAAAACCACACTCCTACTACATATATAGATGGAAACGAGTTAAAAGCTCATTTACTCCATATTTTTTTGCTCAAACGTTGTGATTATACTTCGTATTGTTGTTTATGTACTCCGTACATAGTGAATATACATATAGTATACTCGATAAATATGAATCAtatcaataatttaataatatatataataaaatattaaaatccacGTTTACTAATTGATAACAATTATTCTCTATCAAACTTTTTTTTGTAAACTTATGAAACCTCACAAAGGAATTACACACCACATCTCTACTTGCAACATGCACTACTCCTATAAAATTAGGACCTAAAAAGAGCATATATCATTGTATTGGTAGGTGATCTTCATAAAAATAAGAGATAAAGTAATAGGTAgatcttattttcaaaattttatttgacCGACCCATTATCATGCACCAATGCAAAAGTTGTTTCTCCCATAGGTTGATAAAAAGAAGCTCACCATCTTTACTACAAATAAATCTTCATTGATTTCTATGAAAGTGTAAACTTACAACAGTTAGTACCCTGGTGGAACAGATCCCTAGgaaaaaatacattaatcaTGCACgatccattttttttatttttaatacaaTCGATGGTTATTACTCGTAAGTTCTATTTAGTTCACCTGATTTCTACTTGTATTAActtatttgaattttattttatttaaaaatcctattgttgttagaaaaatatttttataagttagaTTATTTGAAAGAAGCTTATTCTGTATTTGTTGTCAAACTTATATGTATTTATCTTATctgaaataaatcaaaatacgTTAAAACAAACAGATCGTCAGTTCTTACCAAACCATTTAACCCAAAATAAACCATCTTCTAAACTAATTACACCCAAATTTTCTCTAATATCTTCTTTAAATTCCTCCTCTTTTATACATAATCTCAATGTTCCAAATATGAGAACCCactattttatgtttttacttgtttcttttcttttcttctccctCTTCTCCCTTTCACATGGTATGTTTGTGTACCTTTAACATTTGGTACATGAAAAAAATTCAACACATTTTTTATATGATGATCACATATACTCCTTAATAAGTTGTACAATTTACTCCACTACCTCATTTAGCCAATATTGTATAACACGATGACACGATCACTACTTACTCTGTGCGAAATCATAATTGCTTTGATATATTTAATAGTTGAACTAGTAATGTGACTAGTGGCTTTAATGCATAAAATAGTGAAACTAGTAATGTGACTACTAAATCTAACATAAGGAAATGGTATTCCTTGTACTCCATATCCTCtgtttttttaatctttttaattttaattataaaatattcccTGTTTAATTTTGCAGGTGCACCAGTTGGAATATGTTATGGAAGTGTAGCAAACAACCATCCACCAGCATCCACAATAGTCTCCCTCCTCCAATCCAACGCGATTCAGACAGTTCGAATCTTCAATCCACACCCAGAAGTCTTACAATCACTCTCAAACTCGGGAATTAACTTAATGATTGGAGTTCCAAATGAAATGCTGCCATCATTAGCCACAAACTCAGTTGAATTCTCTGTTCAATGGCTTCAATCCAACATTTTCAATCATTTCCCAGCAACCCAGATCAAATACTTAACAGTTGGTAATGAAGTATTCATCAAAGATCCATATAACACCCAATTCGTAGTCCCAtcaatttcaaatcttcacAAGGCATTACAAACCCTAAATCTGGATCAAATGATCAAGATCTCAACCCCACATGCTACTTGTGTTCTTGCTAATTCTTTCCCACCTTCAAATGGGACTTTTAATCCTGAAATTTTGCCACAAATGATCCCATTGTTGCAATATTTGCAGCAAAATGATTCCCCGTTTATGGTAAATGTGTACCCTTTTTTTAGCTACATTAATAACAGGAAAGATATTGGGTTAGACTATACTCTGTTTAACTCTCAGGGTGTGATGTTGGACAATGAGTTATATTATGACAACTTGTTCGACGCCACGTTGGACTCGTTCGTGGCGGCGATGGATAAGGTGGGGTTTCGGGGGGTTCGAGTGGTGGTGGCGGAAACTGGGTGGCCGACGGCTGGCGGCGAGGCGGCGTGCCCGGAAAATGCTAGGATGTATAATGGGAATATTGTTAGGAGAGCATTAGGAGATGTTGGGACTCCAATGAGGCCTGGTGTTGGAGTAGAGGTATTCTTGTTTGATATGTTTGATGAAGATGAGAAGAATGGGGAAGAGTATGAGAAGCATTTTGGGGTGTTTGGGCTTAATGGAATTAAGGCTTATGATGTTAGCTTTACCTAACATCATTATGCAATTCAATTAAATCCAAAGTAAGTTTTAGGAAATTATTGTATATGTCACACTAATAATCAAAATGATGGAATCCTCTCTCAATCAAATTGATCAAATTCTCTCTTTTGGAGTTATGGAatatttgaatgattatgatcGAATTTCTTGCATTCCTTCCGTTGATGGTGAAAACTCGATTTTATCCAATGATGTTTTTTCTTGCTAAAATAACTAGTTGTGGTCTCACTTTAACGTTTTCAGTGAAAATATACTTTCTCCCCAAATTGTTGATTTGCATATCTTAATGCTTTGGTTTATATAAATGAGAGATAGATTGAACTGTGTCAGCCTTATATCGCCATTGCCTTGTTTTTTGTGTGTTAGCACTcgattcacccttagggctaatccggatcctgggcgagttttgggtggataggttccagtcccctcccaattgttgttgcgggtgATCGAACAtgggtcctccctaccaagttcaaccccaatcaccactaaaccaaCGAATATCGTCATTGCCTTGTAGTTGTACGAATATTGTCTTTTTAATTATTTGTCGATGCATTAGATTACTAATATAACAATTAGCTATTTAACCCCACTCAAGCTACATCGTGAATTTGTGATGAGGAAATCTCAATCCCTTTAATCCTTTATCAATCAGTCACCTCTCTACTCACTTTTTTTCACACTATatatgttaaaatatattaatgatGGGAAAATATAATACTGTGTTTTGTATTGTGTTCTGTTATAAGTGGGCATACACctctatttataatacaaaCTAGATCTCCTACTCTTCATAGGTTTCCTAATTCATATAGACTTCTATCTTATATCATATAGCCTagttataacataactctactaTAGTATATCATATAGCTATATTCGATATTCTATCATATAGGATAACTGTCTTATCCTCAATACCCTCCCGCAATCGGAACGGCAGTTTCACGAACGTTGCGAttggagaaataaaaaaaaatgtcatatgCTTGTCCTGTCGTGTCAAGGAGTCCTGTCGTTACTGTCGTTTCGTACAAGGAAAAAATGTCA
This sequence is a window from Spinacia oleracea cultivar Varoflay chromosome 1, BTI_SOV_V1, whole genome shotgun sequence. Protein-coding genes within it:
- the LOC110782821 gene encoding glucan endo-1,3-beta-glucosidase-like, giving the protein MRTHYFMFLLVSFLFFSLFSLSHGAPVGICYGSVANNHPPASTIVSLLQSNAIQTVRIFNPHPEVLQSLSNSGINLMIGVPNEMLPSLATNSVEFSVQWLQSNIFNHFPATQIKYLTVGNEVFIKDPYNTQFVVPSISNLHKALQTLNLDQMIKISTPHATCVLANSFPPSNGTFNPEILPQMIPLLQYLQQNDSPFMVNVYPFFSYINNRKDIGLDYTLFNSQGVMLDNELYYDNLFDATLDSFVAAMDKVGFRGVRVVVAETGWPTAGGEAACPENARMYNGNIVRRALGDVGTPMRPGVGVEVFLFDMFDEDEKNGEEYEKHFGVFGLNGIKAYDVSFT